The nucleotide sequence TAACTTGAATCGGTGTTCGCAATTCATGCGAGGCGTCTGCGACAAATTGCTGCTGCTTTGTAAATGAAATTTCAAGTTCATTCATTAAAGTACGATACATATGAAGTAAATCGCCAATTTCATCTTTTGCCGAATAATCAAATTTAGGTTGTGCAGTAAACCCGTTTTTTCTGACAAAACTCATTGCGTCCCTTAATTGGACAAGCGGTTTCATAAGCATATTCGCTAAGTAATAGCTGATCATAACCGAAAATAAAATAGCCCCGAAACCAATAATAAAAATTGTCGTCAAAATATAATTCATCATCGACTGAAATGCTGCTAACGGGTGAATCAGTTGCATAATCCCTTGAAATTGTCCGATTTGGACGACTCTGTGGATCACATAGCTTTCAGATCCTGAAATCGTCTGCTTTTCAATCATTGTTGAGAAATAATTTTGATTTTTTGGCAGTTGTGCAGCCGGCGCAGCATCATTGATCCGCATTACCTCAATACCATCCAGATTAAAAACCCGTACAGTTTGTTCTTGGTTTAAAATGGCCTTCATCAATGCGGTGTTGTTTTGAAGTGCCTGTACTGTAACAGTGTTCCCTTGTGATTCGAAGTAGGTTGTCATATCATCAACCGTTCGCAATGCATTTTTTTCTTCATTATGAATCAGCCATGTTTGCAATGCGATATACAGTACAACAGATATAAGGGCATAGCTTACAAAAATCGTGACACCAACTGCAAGCATCCACTTTGATTTTAATGAAAGGTTCAGTAATTTGTTTTTCATCATCCTCACCCGCGCATCACATATCCAACACCACGTACAGTTTCAATGTACGGAGTATTTTCTGTTTGCAGTTTTGAACGTAAATGGCGAATATATACATCGACTACATTAGTTTCTACCTCTGAATCGAATCCCCAAACTGTTTCTAAAATACGCTCACGTGTACATACATGATTTCTGTTCTCCACAAGCAGCTTCAATAAATCGAATTCTTTTCGTGTAAGCTCAATTTTATTATTTTCAAATATTACTT is from Solibacillus isronensis and encodes:
- a CDS encoding HAMP domain-containing sensor histidine kinase, which produces MKNKLLNLSLKSKWMLAVGVTIFVSYALISVVLYIALQTWLIHNEEKNALRTVDDMTTYFESQGNTVTVQALQNNTALMKAILNQEQTVRVFNLDGIEVMRINDAAPAAQLPKNQNYFSTMIEKQTISGSESYVIHRVVQIGQFQGIMQLIHPLAAFQSMMNYILTTIFIIGFGAILFSVMISYYLANMLMKPLVQLRDAMSFVRKNGFTAQPKFDYSAKDEIGDLLHMYRTLMNELEISFTKQQQFVADASHELRTPIQVIEGHLSLIKRWGKDEPEVMEESLNTSLTEIARMRKMIEELLQLARREQADEQASADIEQVYEQVKEELLQLYTNAEFHLTVNGDKTAASITEHALAQIFRNILSNSIRYNSNVPNLHVTIDYNELQSPISVTIEDNGIGISEQHLPHIFDRFYRVDASRTNKVAGTGLGLSITKMLADKYEVEIDVESKLQKGTFFYLKLLKK